ATCATCGCCTCCTACGACGTCTACCTCACAAATTCTGACATTAGCCGGTATGTTCTGCAATATCTCGACCGGCCCACCGGGCATGCCTATGATGACAACAACGGGCAAAAGCCGACTGAGCTGCGcctgaagccgaagacggGCCTTGTCGAGGTTGACGTGCCGATTAACACAAGAGTAAACTATGATCTGGCAAAGGGACTGAAATATGGTGATGCGCTGAAGAAAAGTAAGAGTGCTCGTGAGGGAGGTGCATATGGTATGGCGGGCGGGTTTAGTGTTGCCGGGGCGCGTGAGGGAGGCGCGCCTGGTGTTGCAGGAAAGGTTAAGGCGGAAAATGGAGGTGTGAAAAGTGAGGATGCCATGCGTAGGGCGGCAGGAGATCAGACACCGCTATTAAAGGTGCAGACGTTGGGAGGGAGAATCAAGACTCCAGAAGATGGTGATCCAGTTTACATGCTTGCTGCTTTTAGGGGCGGTATGttctcgtcttcctttcGAATTCCTGCGCTGGAACTGATGGACTGCTTCGCCTACAGATAAACTACATCTCTCTCCAGTTAGCGCCGTCGTTCAATTACACCCGCAGCTCCACCATCTCGACGCGATGGACGAGATGCCCAAAGCGCGCGCCGGGAAAAGTcgaaaagaaggcgaggaagatcGAGCTGAGCCGGAGGCTAGAGCCGTCGACGTGAAGGTCAAAGGCGCAGAGGACAGAGAAGTCATGATGCCGGGGAACCTGGACCTTCTGAAAAAGATGCAGGAGGAGCAGTGGAAGACGTATGATTGGGTTGATGCTGAGGTGAGCTTGAGCCCCTTTACTAACAAAATGCGGTGCAACGGGTGCTGACTCGACCAGAATGAGGAATCGTGGCAGATATACGACAATTACATGATGCATCAGGATGTGAAAGACTTGCCGCAGCTGCAGTCCGCGATCAACAGCGAGGATTATTTAGATAGGATGAGCGCACCCCGAATTGACCCGGCGCGGCCAGAGATGACGGGGTGGGCGATGAAGCAGAATCGGCTGAAACAGAAACAGGGGGAATCGTCCGGTAGTAGCACTGAGGAAGGCTAAGAAGATAGACAAGGTTGAATATAAGGAAATGAAGCATCTTCTGTGGACATTTGACCGCAATTTCACCTTGTAGTAAAAGAACTACGGAACTAGAAACATCGAAGATCCACTAAAGTATACTAGATTGGCAAGGTGGATTTGGGGCCGATTATTGCGACCCACCAAGGGAAGGCAAACTGAAAGTCGCGCCCTCACGTGATCGAGCACCCTTTTGGCCCAAGCATTTTTCACGGTCTCGTAAACTCTTTAGCCCATCGTCTTTTCTTTCTACCCACTCTCATCACTCATTCATCCTCATTCCCCAACTTGGCCAATTCCGCCAGTGCGCATGTTGGGAAAGGCTGCAGGGCGTCTTGTCAGTCTGGATTGACAATATCCCATTGCGAGGCTGTTGAGCGTTTTGCCGCAATTGTTGATTTTGTTCCTGCATCTGCGTCGCATATAAATGCTTTACTTTCTTGCCTCCGCTTTATCTCCATTTATCTCTTATTTTTAATCGTGACTgtatatttattttttatttgAGTAGCGTTCGTCATGTTGTCTCAGCTTGTTCGCGGGAGAAGCGCTGCCTCTCAGCTTCGGGTTTTGAAGGGACGCTCCCTTCCCCAACCATTCGCAAAACTACGCCATCATTCCCACACAAGTCGACTCACATCACTGCAAAGCTCAGCGTCCAGGTCTTCCCCCGAAAATCGTTCACGTCGCTCCTCCTTCCAATCTAGCCGGAAACTTGCCACCGCCGCCGACACCCCGATAGTTGACAGACTATCCCACCTCGACAACTTCGACCAGTCGTCCTATTCATCAGACCTCCGGCAGAAACAAGAATGGAATTCCTTTCTTCCGTCCCAGGGGGAGTTTGATCCTTCTTCGCTCATCATTATGGACGATGAGCTGCTCACGAAACCAAAAATCCTGAGAAGAGTCAACGGCATTGGCGGCGATCACGATGAGATGCTGGCCAACCTGGAGCTCTCGATGAAACTCGGTGATTTCGCCCGGGCCTCGAACCTGATCAATCGGCTTCGTGATGAATTTCACCCTGTGGGATCGAAGGCGTATCTTGATTATCACAACAAACTGCTCCAGTCTATGGTCTCGCATGCCATCCAGAAACGAGACCTAGATTTAGCCCGCCAAGCACAGCGGTGGTTCGAGGTGGACATGCCTTACGGCGGTGTTGAAGCGGATCCAACTACTTTTGCCACTATGATTCGCATGGCTCTGCGTTTGTTTTACGGGCCAAAGCGGGATCGAGCTGTTCGCCGGTATTGGGGCCTGgcgaaaggaaaggaatgTGAGGAGCTTGTGCTGTCTGTTCCTGTGCTCTCTGAGGTCGAGCTCGGTGAACTTTCTGAGGTTCGTTCGCCATTGCATAGTTTTCTGATTTTCTCGCTAACCTATTCGCTCTAGATTTGCTCAGCAGATCTTCAACGACTCGCCATCAACAGCATGCAACCTGAATCCGCGAAGGTTGATGAGCCGGTACCAAACAATGTCCCCGAAGTTAAGGCGGTTGAACAAAAAGGGCTTGGGCTTTCATCGTTAAAGGATTCTATGTCTTCAGTTTTCGCAGATGATGCGAAAAAGATTCCCGCCATGGATGAGGAAAGCAGGGAGGTTTACCAACAgcgacgacagcagcaacttGAAGCTGATGTCATGAAGTCTGCCGTCAACCGCTGGCGACAAGAAAACAAAATACAGCAACAGTTTCAGCCCGATGTGTTTGAGAACGGCAAACAACTAGGGCCCTTGCTTCGCCAATGGAATGCGGACCTTGTCGTGCGGATTGAAGAGGAATTCAAGGAAATAGAAAAAGCCAGAACCGCTTCTATGATTACGGATGAAGTTAGGGAGCGCGTTGACTATGGCCCTTATCTTCGTATGGTGAAACCGGAGGAGCTAGCGTCCTTGACGATACTCACGACCATAAATAACTTGACTCGCAACGGACTGGACAAAGGTATCAAGCTCGCTCCGC
This sequence is a window from Aspergillus nidulans FGSC A4 chromosome IV. Protein-coding genes within it:
- a CDS encoding uncharacterized protein (transcript_id=CADANIAT00000723), translating into MTTSPRKSRTPSNPRTTDPSDSDPIIASYDVYLTNSDISRYVLQYLDRPTGHAYDDNNGQKPTELRLKPKTGLVEVDVPINTRVNYDLAKGLKYGDALKKSKSAREGGAYGMAGGFSVAGAREGGAPGVAGKVKAENGGVKSEDAMRRAAGDQTPLLKVQTLGGRIKTPEDGDPVYMLAAFRGVSAVVQLHPQLHHLDAMDEMPKARAGKSRKEGEEDRAEPEARAVDVKVKGAEDREVMMPGNLDLLKKMQEEQWKTYDWVDAENEESWQIYDNYMMHQDVKDLPQLQSAINSEDYLDRMSAPRIDPARPEMTGWAMKQNRLKQKQGESSGSSTEEG